Proteins from a single region of Planktothrix tepida PCC 9214:
- a CDS encoding beta-propeller domain-containing protein — MAEHFQQQHFNDIQTKFASSDLKQRLTALSECLKFDQGLDLLAQQALTDSSEQVQQSAYWVLYGDNPYLTESVNPKSPNVLAHDTISCVAISSEHKIIVGGSWKKIRIWNLNTGELAHTLDAHSHWVLSVAISSDGQYLFSSSIDKTVKIWSLKTKNILHTFTEHESWVNVVKITPDNKKLISGSADKTIKVWDLDSKKLIHTFNGHTGWVSSLAVSSDSQVLVSGSTDKTIKLWDLTNQSLLRTLEGHSDWVKAVAISSEHQSLITGSRDGVIKIWEKDPNTSAEKFNIPLGYILVWIISAILAKFTGGTTLTIPFLTQGFFFGESKNKSNFKSNVNTLNCVKTISKRFKTLTGFDISPNGNIQVIGSQTGSIYIKNSNQTNAIIDHSGFISSIAVSSNSKRFVSGGRDWIKIWDLQTGKYLYPLTGDSPKLKSLKISPAYKTLYCGEYQEFKVQGFDQYNKPIEIEKITWTATGGEIEDGLFQAGYSSGSNFNIQATVNLISCKASITILEKPQLKYLKISPDCKSIYCGEHQQFTVQGFDQYNKPIEIGQATWTATGGEIKNGLFQAGNISGSSFTVQAQADQVSCKISITILEKPQLKYLKISPDYQALYCEEYQQFTVQGFDQYNKPIEIEKVIWTATGGEIEDGLFQAGNIPGSSFTVQGQVDQVSCKISIIILEKPKLASLEISPSEAILYCGDSQKFSVEGFDQYNKPIEIGQVTWTANNIKLPNNGMFIVGDFEETVTIRATIEKISQSVQVKVIERPKLTSLSIEPKSIVMSPNQRHEFTVQGLDQRGNPISVGKVNWTQTGGEINNDGHYTVSFYSQGEYTVTASIPGQTISATAKVIVPSILTDLIILPNTISVEPNEPITFEVMGLNQVGNWIWVENVQWKCTPGGRINSEGVFRGGYEESQVIVTAKVNSIEASATVNLLPVLRQINIYPNQDSFIKPNESITFKAIGYDQYGNEIETGNIFWEAPGKRIDQKGIFTAYDNDKGFYKVTAKVSSLSPYDIRSKILTFGIYTKLLARSIKLAERLFSLSDTIQKLLNSSNLDTELQNKPAKTDNIFDNFGSDSDSDYSEEISNVEVDFQAWVIKQTIKMSVRILDWVGESCINFAQISDSVNVNVIPVLRKLKIQPEQVELKPNQGFQFKVTGFDQQGDFIIPNYIEWDATGGTIDHKGYFVPSPDSGGSYEIYAEAIPENISDLVEVKVVPVEQEDVDISSKFIDRNLGKNSLADNDSDFNQDSYKEHSIYQVDLDDSNNNFLYSRHSRQLNTVDYRFTRSRRHYESNHWFYRSQLFYDGYSLNDVGSYEDYLNYQDTRSLFEYLISDD, encoded by the coding sequence ATGGCTGAACATTTTCAGCAGCAACACTTCAACGATATTCAGACTAAATTCGCTAGTTCTGATCTTAAACAACGACTTACAGCACTTTCAGAATGTCTGAAATTTGATCAAGGCTTAGATTTACTTGCACAACAGGCATTAACTGATTCATCGGAGCAAGTTCAACAATCAGCTTATTGGGTACTGTATGGTGATAATCCCTATTTGACTGAAAGTGTTAACCCGAAATCACCTAATGTTTTAGCTCACGATACAATTTCTTGCGTAGCGATTAGTTCAGAACATAAAATTATCGTTGGTGGAAGTTGGAAGAAAATTAGAATTTGGAATTTAAACACAGGAGAATTAGCTCATACACTTGACGCTCATTCCCATTGGGTTTTGTCTGTTGCTATTAGTTCCGATGGTCAATATTTGTTTAGTAGTAGCATTGACAAAACCGTTAAAATATGGAGTTTAAAGACCAAAAATATTTTACATACTTTTACAGAGCATGAAAGTTGGGTTAATGTGGTAAAAATTACCCCAGATAATAAAAAATTAATTAGTGGAAGTGCAGATAAAACTATTAAAGTCTGGGATTTAGACAGCAAGAAACTGATCCACACATTTAATGGTCATACGGGATGGGTATCTTCTTTAGCAGTTAGTTCTGATAGCCAAGTTTTAGTGAGTGGAAGTACAGATAAAACAATAAAGTTATGGGATTTGACAAATCAATCATTATTACGAACTCTTGAAGGACATTCAGATTGGGTTAAAGCTGTAGCTATCAGTTCTGAGCATCAATCTTTAATTACAGGCAGTCGAGATGGCGTCATTAAAATATGGGAAAAAGATCCAAATACTTCAGCAGAAAAATTTAATATCCCTTTGGGCTACATACTTGTATGGATCATATCAGCTATTTTAGCTAAATTTACAGGAGGAACAACTTTAACAATTCCTTTCTTAACCCAAGGTTTCTTCTTTGGAGAAAGTAAAAATAAATCTAACTTTAAATCCAATGTCAACACTTTGAATTGTGTTAAAACAATTTCAAAAAGATTTAAAACCCTCACTGGTTTTGATATTAGCCCTAATGGGAATATTCAAGTCATAGGAAGCCAAACCGGAAGTATTTATATCAAAAACTCTAATCAAACTAACGCTATCATAGATCATTCTGGATTTATTAGTTCTATTGCTGTTAGCTCCAATAGTAAGCGATTTGTTAGTGGTGGTCGAGATTGGATCAAAATCTGGGATTTACAAACAGGAAAATATTTATATCCCTTAACAGGCGATTCTCCTAAACTAAAATCTTTAAAAATTAGTCCCGCTTATAAAACTCTATATTGTGGTGAATATCAAGAATTTAAGGTTCAAGGTTTTGACCAATATAATAAACCCATTGAAATTGAAAAAATAACTTGGACTGCAACAGGTGGAGAGATTGAAGACGGACTATTTCAAGCGGGGTATAGCTCAGGCTCTAACTTTAATATTCAAGCAACTGTTAATCTTATTAGTTGCAAGGCATCAATTACAATCCTTGAAAAACCTCAACTAAAATATTTAAAAATTAGTCCCGATTGTAAATCTATATATTGTGGAGAACATCAACAATTTACTGTTCAAGGTTTTGATCAATACAATAAACCTATTGAAATTGGACAAGCCACTTGGACTGCAACAGGTGGAGAAATTAAAAACGGACTATTTCAAGCCGGAAATATATCGGGTTCTAGCTTTACTGTTCAAGCGCAAGCTGACCAGGTTAGTTGCAAAATATCAATTACAATCCTTGAAAAGCCTCAACTAAAATATTTAAAAATTAGTCCAGATTATCAAGCTCTATATTGTGAAGAATATCAACAATTTACTGTTCAAGGTTTTGATCAATACAACAAACCCATTGAAATTGAAAAAGTCATTTGGACTGCCACAGGTGGAGAAATTGAAGACGGACTATTTCAAGCCGGAAATATACCGGGTTCTAGCTTTACTGTTCAAGGGCAAGTTGACCAGGTTAGTTGTAAAATATCAATTATAATCCTTGAAAAACCTAAACTTGCATCTTTAGAAATTAGTCCTTCAGAAGCCATTCTATATTGTGGTGACTCTCAAAAATTTAGCGTTGAGGGTTTTGATCAATACAACAAACCCATTGAAATTGGACAAGTCACTTGGACTGCTAACAATATAAAACTTCCTAATAATGGGATGTTCATTGTAGGTGACTTTGAAGAAACAGTTACTATTCGTGCAACAATCGAAAAAATTAGTCAATCTGTCCAAGTAAAAGTCATTGAACGCCCAAAATTAACCTCTTTGAGCATAGAGCCTAAATCTATAGTAATGTCTCCTAACCAACGCCATGAATTTACAGTTCAGGGTTTAGATCAAAGAGGGAATCCTATTTCAGTTGGAAAAGTAAATTGGACTCAAACTGGGGGTGAAATTAACAACGATGGACATTATACAGTTTCGTTTTATAGTCAAGGGGAATACACCGTTACCGCTTCAATTCCGGGTCAAACAATTAGTGCAACGGCTAAAGTTATTGTTCCCTCCATCTTAACTGATCTAATCATTTTGCCTAACACTATTTCTGTAGAACCGAATGAACCGATAACTTTTGAAGTGATGGGGTTAAATCAGGTAGGGAACTGGATTTGGGTAGAAAATGTTCAATGGAAATGTACCCCAGGTGGTCGAATTAACTCAGAAGGAGTTTTTAGGGGGGGTTATGAAGAATCTCAAGTCATAGTAACAGCTAAAGTTAACTCGATTGAAGCTAGCGCAACGGTTAATCTATTACCTGTTTTAAGACAGATTAATATTTATCCCAATCAGGATAGTTTTATAAAACCTAATGAAAGTATAACTTTTAAAGCCATTGGGTATGATCAATATGGAAATGAAATTGAAACAGGAAATATTTTTTGGGAAGCTCCTGGAAAAAGAATTGATCAAAAGGGTATATTTACAGCCTATGATAATGATAAAGGCTTTTATAAAGTAACGGCTAAAGTTTCTTCTTTATCTCCCTATGATATCCGCTCAAAAATATTAACCTTTGGAATTTATACAAAATTATTAGCTCGTAGTATTAAATTAGCCGAACGGTTATTTTCTCTGAGTGATACAATTCAAAAACTTTTAAATTCTAGTAATTTAGATACTGAGCTTCAAAATAAACCTGCTAAAACTGATAATATTTTTGATAACTTTGGTTCTGATTCAGATTCAGATTATTCCGAAGAAATTTCTAATGTTGAAGTAGATTTCCAAGCATGGGTGATCAAGCAGACAATTAAAATGAGCGTTCGCATATTAGATTGGGTGGGCGAATCTTGTATCAATTTTGCTCAAATTAGTGATTCTGTTAATGTCAACGTTATTCCGGTTTTAAGAAAGTTAAAAATTCAGCCCGAACAAGTTGAACTAAAACCCAACCAGGGGTTTCAATTTAAAGTTACTGGATTTGATCAACAGGGAGATTTCATAATACCCAATTATATTGAATGGGATGCAACAGGGGGAACAATTGATCACAAGGGTTATTTCGTCCCCTCCCCGGATTCTGGAGGAAGTTATGAAATTTATGCTGAAGCTATCCCAGAAAATATTAGTGATTTAGTTGAGGTTAAAGTTGTTCCTGTTGAACAAGAAGATGTTGATATTTCATCTAAGTTCATAGATAGAAATCTAGGAAAAAACTCATTGGCTGACAATGATTCCGATTTTAATCAAGACTCCTATAAAGAACATTCTATTTATCAGGTTGATTTAGATGATTCAAACAATAATTTTCTTTATTCTCGTCATTCTCGTCAGTTAAATACTGTTGATTATAGATTTACCCGATCAAGACGTCATTATGAGAGCAATCATTGGTTTTACAGAAGCCAACTTTTTTATGATGGATACTCTCTTAATGATGTTGGAAGTTATGAAGATTATTTAAACTATCAAGATACTCGTAGCCTTTTTGAATATCTAATATCTGATGATTGA